The Alnus glutinosa chromosome 1, dhAlnGlut1.1, whole genome shotgun sequence region GGTGCTCTCCCCGAATCAATTGTTGTgtttttggctgatctttctgTGCCCCATGAGATATCACATACAACTCCTGATTGTAGGTGGTCTGCAAAATTTACGTTACAAGTAGATATCAGCCAATTTTGTCTTGAGTGCACCTCCTAAGTTTTCATCTGCAGCTACTTAATTGTATTTGATTTTGCAACAATCATTGTTGCTAGCATGGGACTGTTCATCTAAAAGGTTGTGTTCAGGACAATGGTAGAGTTAAACAAATAGACTAggatagcaaaaagaaaatatttgctTATTATTAATAGCTATTTATTGGTTTACTGTGAATGTCAATTAGAACTTTAGTCCTTGTATACTTTATGTCTCATTCCATTTGGACCCTACAAAATGTATGAAAAATTATCTTTGAACTCaatcattttgatttttaatctTACTGGGGCTTCTTCTGTTGtctaaaaactttattttaattataaatatcgtagttttcccctttttttttccttgtcatCTTTGAGAGGTTTCTTCCTGGCATTCGAGATGAAGCTTCAATTATTTggttttttacatattttacatCTATTGTATTGTTTGCTTTGTCATATAATTTTTGCTAAGCAAAGTTCAAGAAAAAGTTTTGCCGCACATAATTGGTGAAGGGGTAAGGGATGTATTACCATATTTCAGTGATGTATAGTGATTGGCCCTGTTGTATAAGCAAAGGGAAGGAAGGAGGAGGAGATGCTCACAGATATCTTCCCTAGTAAATgtattttcattataatttgGTCAGAAAAACCATATAATTTGACTAAGCTTCTCAAATGCCATCAGGGTTCTCCATGGCAAGCTCTTAAGAACGTTTTTGGAAGGTTTAAGGGAAAGTCACTAGAAGCTGAATtacggcaacagcttgagaagAAAACATACTATGATGACAGTGGCAGTGGTATAAAGCGTCCACCAGGTGGCGGTGATGGTGGCAGCGGCGGTGGTGGTGGGGACGGTTCTGGTGAATCAGAGGATGAAGGCCTTGCTGGAATCATTGATGAAACTGTTCAAGTGATTTTAGCAACCATTGGCTTTATTTTCCTGGTATTAAAATCTCTCTGTGAGAAGCACTTGATCACTTACAAGTGCAATATGTTAGTTTGAAGCATATCTATTTATTAGGAGAGAGAACTGAAATATGCAAAGAACATGAAGGTAACGGAGGAAAATATGCGCAAAAGTGAACATATTGTTTGCCGTTTAGCATAAATCTTGCTATGAGCCCAACGAAATAGGACAAACTACTATGTTGTTGTACTGCTTAGTTGTTGGCCCGAGATTATATTCTTGCAtgcatgaaaaatgaaattattccTTGTCCAAAGAGTAACCCTGATCTCATGAATTTGTTAGAATAATTAGAATAACTATATTTTGCATGCTCTAATTAAGGATCTCATCTCTCTTGTTTAAATATCATATCTTTAGGTGCTCTCCCAGATATGGATTCCTGAAATGTCATCTATGTGGATGTTTAATTATTTGTTCTCCAGTTGAACAAGTATAAACAGAAAGAAATGATTTTGAAGGGATCTGATTTATGCTAGTTGTCTGCAAGTGCTATTTATTAACAATTTTTGCTCAACTGTTTCGTTGCAGTACATTTACATCATCACTGGTGAGGAGCTTACCCGGCTAGCAAAGGACTACATCAAGTATTTATTTGGTGGAAGTCAGAGTAATCGTTTAAGGCGTGCCATGTACAAGTGGGGAAGGTTTTACAAGAAGATGACGGAGAAGAAGAAGTATGACCAGTTTTGGTTGGAAAAGGCAATTATCAATACCCCAACTTGGTGGGACAGCCCGGAAAAGTATCGGCGTCTCTTTAGGTCGTTAGAATCAGGTTCTGATCAGTAATCAGGAGTTCAGTTGTATCATCCTACCTTCCCTACCCCTAGGTTATTGCATTTCCTGCCAGTGTTGCAAGATGGTATCaattttttggtaaaattttcaTAATCATGGTTATAGACATGTTGAGAGCCTTTGTGGCTAAAATTGTCCTGTGACTGTCAACATATGAAAATTGTCTGGTTTCTTTGACACTACGTGGAAGTCTTTGATAAGTAGCAGCAATAGCAAATAAAATCCGAggtagtttttttcttctttttttcccaatCAAAATCCAAAGGTAGTTAATAATTATGTAAGGTATGATTACGGCTGGGACTGGGCAAACCCTACCTGGTCGGCTCCCGACTCGATTCAGCTCGGGTTCCATAACTAGTTTTGGATTTCCAACTGAGTCGGGCTAAATTCGGTATACATCTCGCTAAAAATGTTAATTCTGACCTGCCTCAATAATTTACTAAAagctaaggaaaaaaaaaaaggatcagcAGCAGCTAGGCACTTACCGAGCATTTCCATTTTAGTTattcaaaacacatttttctattttagctactaacTTTTCAATATAAACTTTAACAGATCATTTATTTACACTTTCTACCGGAGGAAAAAAATGCTAATAATAGGAAAAACTATAACTTGTCTATTCTGctggaggggaaaaaaaaaaaaattgctaataaCAGTTAAATTTAGCTATTATTTCATGTTTGACTATTCTATTGGAGATGTACTAAGGTGGGTTTTGTCCACTGTCAATGAGGATGGAGATTCGCAGTTTGGGGGGGATGGGAATGCTTCCAAAATGGTGTCTAGTAACAGCCCATTTTGCCACATGGTGGGATCAAAATTGTgtacttttgtatactttttggcTTCCAAGTGTGGGGGGTCAAGTATTTGAGATCATGGAGGAAATCTTCTAGTCAAGGGTGAGCTTTCGGTTGTTCAGAGCAAGAACAACGGTTTAAGAATCTTCTTCTAGAAGTTCTAGAGATGTTTTCTATAGAGATCGCATCTGGGTATAAGTTCTCATGGATAACTTTGTTGTTAGTAAACCAAAGTAAATCACAGGTTACAgcagcaaaaatttgaaacaaatgaaCCTCAAACTTGGAATGTTTAAGGATAGTTCAGGATCAATTATGGAGGTAATCAATT contains the following coding sequences:
- the LOC133879482 gene encoding uncharacterized protein LOC133879482, producing the protein MSTLQLTACRPKLYVGNIPQSHRLPSKPCILPIHADFVPRTCLRLTPNVSHHQQGMPVSKYQQNMPVCLLGAKGSMEGGNGGSPWQALKNVFGRFKGKSLEAELRQQLEKKTYYDDSGSGIKRPPGGGDGGSGGGGGDGSGESEDEGLAGIIDETVQVILATIGFIFLYIYIITGEELTRLAKDYIKYLFGGSQSNRLRRAMYKWGRFYKKMTEKKKYDQFWLEKAIINTPTWWDSPEKYRRLFRSLESGSDQ